Genomic DNA from Halobaculum sp. MBLA0147:
GTCCGTAGAGCCGGTCTGTGATACGGGGCTGTCACCCTGTGTCGCGCTCCGTTCCAGGAGACTTCTCACAGATCGAATCCACTTGATACCAGCCCGAACACCACATTGCCCGTGAGGGCTTCGGTTTGGGCTGCGTCGCGTTCACTCGCGGTTAGTAACGACATCGCGGTTTGCGTTCTCTTCCTGCCCCTACTAAGATGTTTCAATCCGGGGCGTTCCCCATTGCGCGTGGCAATTGCTGTGGGGATTCCCATTAGGAAATCTCCAGTTCTTCGCCTCCGTGCGGCTCCCTGGAGCTTATCGCAGCTTGGCACGTCCTTCGTCGGCATCCGAGCCGAGCCATCCACCAGCTGGCACAGTAGCCAGCAATGATGACACTGTAGCCCGTAAAAACGGGCCCAGTTGACGTCTGGATTGCACGTACACACGGTTTCATCACACGCCCCAGCACTTTACTGGGCGCGAGTTCAACCCTTCCCACTCACGTTCGCACGGAGTGGTGCATCGGTCTTGTCTGGATATCCGGGTACTGCCTTGCCCCGTATAAGGGGCACGGTTCGTCCCGAACACCCACTGAGTGGACCCACTGGGATTCGAACCCAGGGCATCCTCCTTGCAAAGGAGGCACTCTACCACTGAGCTATGGGCCCATCCCCTGCGGGATGGCGAGCTTCGACAGTTCGTAGGTGCCCGATCGGCGTCGTCGAACGGACCGAACGAGGTGGGCCAGGGCGTCGCCCTGGTCCCGATCAGTAGGAGGTGATCCAGCCGCAGATTCCCCTACGGCTACCTTGTTACGACTTAAGCCCCCTTGCGAAGCCCAGATTCGACCGTCGTAAGACGGCCTCATCCGGACCTCACTCGGGTGCTTTGACGGGCGGTGTGTGCAAGGAGCAGGGACGTGTTCACCGCGCGCTTCTGACACGCGATTACTACCGAATCCAGCTTCATGCGGGCGGGTTTCAGCCCGCAATCCGAACTACGACCGGGTTTGGGAGATTACCTCCACCTCTCGGTGTCGGAACCCATTGTCCCGGCCATTGTAGCCCGCGTGTAGCCCAGCTCATTCGGGGCATACTGACCTACCGTTGCCCGTTCCTTCCTCCGCCTTAGCGGCGGCAGTCTCCCTAATGTACCCAGCTACCACAAGGGTACTGCTGGCAATTAGGGACGCGGGTCTCGCTCGTTGCCTGACTTAACAGGACGCCTCACGGTACGAGCTGACGGCGGCCATGCACCTCCTCTCAGTGGGTCTGACAAGCTCATCACACTGGTCTTCATTCCCACTGTCGGAGCTGGTGAGATGTCCGGCGTTGAGTCCAATTAAACCGCAGGCTCCTCCGGTTGTAGTGCTCCCCCGCCAATTCCTTTAAGTTTCATCCTTGCAGACGTACTTCCCAGGCGGCCTGCTTCACGGCTTCCCTACGGCACAGCACTGGCTCGTAGCCAGTGCCACACCTAGCAGGCATCGTTTACGGCTGGGACTACCCGGGTATCTAATCCGGTTCGAGACCCCAGCTTTCGTCCCTCACCGTCGGGTCCGTCTTCCCAAGGTGCTTTCGCCATCGGCGGTCCGTCCGAGATTACGGGATTTCACTCCTACCCCGGACGTACCCCTTGGGTCTTCCGGCCCCAAGCCGAACAGTTTTCGCCGGACGCCCACCAGTTGAGCTGGTGGATTTCCCGACGAACTTGCTCGGCCGGCTACGGACGCTTTAGGCCCAATAAGATCGGCCATCACTCGTGCTGCCGGTATTACCGCGGCGGCTGGCACCGGTCTTGCCCAGCACTTGTTCCTGAACGTCCTTACCGTTCAGAAAAGCGAGGGCTGTATGCCCTCGCACTCGGGGTCCCCTTATCGCACTGTCGTGCAGTGTAAAGGTTTCGCGCCTGCTGCGCCCCGTAGGGCCCGGAATCTTGTCTCAGATTCCGTCTCCGGGCTCTTGCTCTCACAACCCGTACCGATTATCGGCACGGTGGGCCGTTACCCCACCGTCTACCTAATCGGCCGCAGCCACATCCTACGGCGCCGGAGCGTTTCTGGCTTCAGGCGTTCCAGCGCCGAAGCCGTATGAGGTGTTAGCCTCAGTTTCCCGAGGTTATTCCTCTCCGTAGGGTAGTTTGGCCACGTGTTACGGAGCTATTTGCTGCGGGTCTGAACCCGCACAACTAGCATGGCTAAATCGGACCCCGATAGCAATGGCCTCCGGCAGGATCAACCGGAATGTGCCTCCGTGTGGAGGCGGGTGGCGGAATCGCTATCGGTCCGTTCGGTGACACCGATCGGGTGGCACCGAACTGTCGAAGCTCACATCAGATACCGTCTTGCGGCGGACCGCAGGGGCGGAATCCTCATCTCTTCCGGATCTGAACCATGTCCGGGAAGGGACTTGAACCCTTCGGACTTCGTTCGATCCGACCACCGAGCCCGTGAGGGGTCGGCGGCTCGTGCGTATCCCAACCGAGGAGACGTTTGGGCTTAAGCCCTTCGAACCTCGGGTGGCGTCCGGAGCGTCGGGGGAGACCCCGACGCCGTCGGACGGATTTGCTTCGCATTCCCACCTGAGTGCCCGACGGGGTTTAACCCCGTCGAACGCGAGCGGGAACGCGTCGTCGCCGGGGGAGTACCGCACGTCCCGGCGCGACCTTCGCATTCCAACCGAAGGCAGGGGAATGTATAAGCTCGTTGTTTCGACCCCGCCACGTCAAGCGGTTTCACGCCACTCGACCGGTGAAGGATCGTGTCGTATAGAGGGTTATTTCGGGTGCAGACGGGGTGGTGCCCGGTCGACTACGGAGGAGAGGGGAGAGACACCGATCGCTCGAGAGCAGGAACCATCGGCACGCCGCCACGTCGCAGTCCTCGAGAGTGTCGCGCGGTTGGAGACCGGCTGGTCGTCCCACGCGCGTACGTGTGGTCACGCCGGGTGAGACCGCGCACAGGGAGACAACGGGCCGTTCGGGACAAAGCTGTCGCTCGGCGGCTGGGAGTCAAAGAACGCGATCGCGACCGACCTCACTCGTCGAGGTGCTCGATACCCTTCTTCGAGACGTTCGCCTCGGTGATCTCGTCGGGCATCCAGTCGGGTTTGTTGTCTGGGGCAGTCTCTTCCCAGGCCCACCCGTCGTATATGTGTACCTTGTCGGTTCCCTTCTCGCGGAGCCTGAGCTCCGTCTCGTCTGCAGCGTCTTCGGACCCCGCCGGATCGAGCCGGCGAGCGGCCTTCAACGCGGCCTGACGCGGTGTGTTACCCGAGAAGACACTCTGTTCGTCACCGTCCCCCTCGCGCAGGGCGAAGTTCCGCTTGCCGTCGTCACGTACCATGGTTCTCGCCTCCGTGTGATTCCAACACACACTGCGGCATAAAGATACCGGGGGAAAGCCGTCGCCCTCTTGCGGTTACTTATATACTCTCGGGTGTCGAGCGCGCGATGGTCGCTCGTCTAGCGTCCGGACGGGTGTGGAACACCCGAGAGCGGCGGAGGCAGGGGACTGCTGGCTCGGCCGTTCGAGGGGACGAGCGAGGGGTTGAAGCCGCGGTCGGACGGACTCCGAGTGTGTACGCGTTGGAACTGGTCGGCGAGGAGGACGCGTTCGCGGCACGAGAGGCGTCGACTGCGGCGGGTGGCGTCGAGCGAGTCGCGCCGGGGCTCGCGACCGCGCGGTCGGTCGACCGGGAACGGCTCGAACGGGTGGCGTACACGCGCGCCGCGAGTCGACTCCTCGCGGAGACGGACGCGAGCGTCGAGGGCGCGCGCGCGGCCGCGACGACCGCGAGTCTCGGTGACCGGACCGGATCCGTCGCCGTTCGAGCCAGAGACGTGCGTGCGACCGCGGGCGTCTCGACGACCGAGGCGGAGCGCGCGGTCGGTGGTGTCCTCGTCGACCGCGGGTTCGAGGTCGACCTCGACGATCCCGACCACGAGTTCCGGGTGTTGTTCGCCGGTGACACCTGTCTCCTCGGGTGGCTCGCGGTCGAGTCGAACCGCGATTACGGGAGTCGGAAACCGACGGACAGGCCGTTCTTCCAGCCCGGGAGTATGGATCCGCTCGACGCACGTGCGTACGCGAACCTCGCCGGAGCGGGCCCAGGTCGGACCGTCCTCGACCCGATGTGTGGGACTGGTGGACTCCTCGTCGAGGCGGGACTCGCCGGGAGTCGCGTCGTAGGTGTCGACGCACAGTCGAAGATGGTCCGCGGGAGTCGCGAGAACCTCGAGGCGTACCTCGACGGCGGCTACGACGTGGTCCGTGGAGACGCGACGCGGCTCCCGGTCGCGGACGGTGCGGTCGACGGGGTCGTCGTCGACGCGCCGTACGGGCGGCAGTCGAAGATCGCGGGCCACGAGCTCGACGAGTTGCTCCGGGAGGCACTCGGGGAGTTCCGCCGCGTCGCGCCGCGGTGCGTCCTCGTCGCGGACCGCCGGTGGACCGACGCCGCGCGCGAGGCCGGGTGGCACGTCGAACGCGTGTTCGAGCGCCGCGTCCACCGCTCGCTGGTGAGACACGTCCACCTCCTCGACACCGAGCCCGACGAGCAGAGCGTGCCGGCGAGAGCGCTCGGAGCCGACGACGACCAGGCGTGATCGGGCAGTGAAGCGGGCCCCAGACGGCACCACACCGCACCACTCCTCACCCTCCCCAGCCGCCTCACTCGCTGCGCTCGTTCGTCCCTCGCGTGCGAGGCGCTCGTTCCACTCGCGCCACACACGCGCCGACTGTGATCGACACACCGCACGGAACGCCGTCCTCGGGGAGTCGGTCTGATCGTCTGTACAGTCCAGACCGGTCGTGTACAATCCAGACTGGTCGTGTGCGGTCCAGTTGGTCGTCCGTGCCGTCGAGGGCGGTCGTGTGTAATCCGGACTGGTCGTGTGCGGTCCAGACCGGTCGTCACCGGTGCAGTCGGATCAGTCCTCGTCCGTGTGGTTCGGGACCTCCTCCGTACCGGAGGCCCGGTCTTCGTCGGTGTACGCGAGCACCGTCTCGCCCGCGCGCACGGCCGCACCCGTCTCGACACGTACGTCGTCGCGGTCGAACCGCTCGGGGAGCACCACGTCCGCGCGCGACCCGAACGCGATGTGGCCGATCCGTTCGCCGCGGTCGACCGTCTGGCCCGCGGAGACGTACGGACTGATCCGTCGCGCGAACCACCCGGCGATCAGGGCTCCGTCCACGTCGTCGATCCGGAACTCGACGCGCTCGTTGCGCTCGGACTCCTTCGAGAACGCCGGCCGGTGTGCGCCGGGCCGGTGGTCGAGTCGCTCGACCGTTCCGCGCGTGGGCGCACGCGTGACGTGTACGTCCAGCGGG
This window encodes:
- a CDS encoding non-histone chromosomal MC1 family protein, with the protein product MVRDDGKRNFALREGDGDEQSVFSGNTPRQAALKAARRLDPAGSEDAADETELRLREKGTDKVHIYDGWAWEETAPDNKPDWMPDEITEANVSKKGIEHLDE
- a CDS encoding methyltransferase domain-containing protein gives rise to the protein MYALELVGEEDAFAAREASTAAGGVERVAPGLATARSVDRERLERVAYTRAASRLLAETDASVEGARAAATTASLGDRTGSVAVRARDVRATAGVSTTEAERAVGGVLVDRGFEVDLDDPDHEFRVLFAGDTCLLGWLAVESNRDYGSRKPTDRPFFQPGSMDPLDARAYANLAGAGPGRTVLDPMCGTGGLLVEAGLAGSRVVGVDAQSKMVRGSRENLEAYLDGGYDVVRGDATRLPVADGAVDGVVVDAPYGRQSKIAGHELDELLREALGEFRRVAPRCVLVADRRWTDAAREAGWHVERVFERRVHRSLVRHVHLLDTEPDEQSVPARALGADDDQA
- a CDS encoding protein sorting system archaetidylserine decarboxylase; its protein translation is MDTTLTTRFAPALRRWALPLVGGSLASLVLLPPATPLFVGLTLFVVWFFRDPEREPPEEGVLAPADGHVSVIRTDGDRVRVGVFMSPLDVHVTRAPTRGTVERLDHRPGAHRPAFSKESERNERVEFRIDDVDGALIAGWFARRISPYVSAGQTVDRGERIGHIAFGSRADVVLPERFDRDDVRVETGAAVRAGETVLAYTDEDRASGTEEVPNHTDED